In Fusobacterium periodonticum ATCC 33693, the following are encoded in one genomic region:
- a CDS encoding IMPACT family protein, whose amino-acid sequence MEKLKTVKRECSIEFEEKKSKFIAYVKPVFSKEEAEDYINYIKNLHPNATHNCSAYKINNKGLEFFKVDDDGEPSGTAGKPMGDIINYMEVTNLVVIATRYFGGIKLGAGGLVRNYAKTAKLGITEAEIIDFVNKVDLLFEIPYEKLGEIEKLLKDYEAEVIDKSFLEKIIFKVRINEEFLTNLENYPYLNLIDL is encoded by the coding sequence ATGGAAAAATTAAAAACTGTAAAAAGAGAATGTTCTATAGAATTTGAAGAAAAAAAGTCAAAATTCATTGCCTATGTGAAACCTGTTTTTTCAAAAGAAGAAGCTGAAGATTATATAAATTACATTAAAAACCTTCATCCAAATGCGACTCATAATTGCTCAGCATACAAGATAAATAACAAGGGCTTAGAATTTTTTAAAGTTGATGATGATGGTGAGCCAAGTGGAACAGCAGGAAAACCTATGGGTGATATTATAAACTATATGGAAGTGACTAACTTAGTTGTTATTGCTACCAGATATTTTGGTGGAATTAAATTGGGTGCTGGTGGTTTGGTTAGAAATTATGCTAAAACTGCTAAACTTGGAATAACTGAGGCTGAGATTATAGATTTTGTTAATAAAGTTGACTTACTTTTTGAAATTCCTTATGAAAAATTAGGAGAAATAGAAAAGTTGTTAAAAGATTATGAAGCTGAGGTTATAGATAAGTCATTTTTAGAAAAGATAATTTTTAAAGTTAGAATAAATGAGGAATTTCTAACTAATTTAGAAAACTATCCATATCTAAACTTAATAGATTTATAA
- a CDS encoding J domain-containing protein — MEAVLLPLVVMFFILVMTLGVDKASKAILPLTIITILVYFFGWDIFKYAFLFILFIVFLIFFLIFKLLKKAGTSSNTYRRTRTQNDDFFGGYRNNTRSNNNSNGKKENNTYSDTRYYGSFSSQEEAEEFFRNIFGSSFGTNSNNGTYNNTRTNGTFTREEAEEFFRNIFGDSFGGSFGGQGSTYGNSSGGYRQGGNYQRTGAYTSNKSKYYRILGLKDGASQEEIKKAYRQLAKEHHPDKFVNASDSEKKYHESKMKEINEAYENLKI; from the coding sequence ATGGAAGCCGTATTATTACCTTTAGTGGTAATGTTTTTTATATTAGTCATGACTCTTGGAGTAGACAAAGCTTCTAAGGCAATCTTACCATTAACTATTATAACAATTTTAGTTTATTTTTTTGGTTGGGATATTTTTAAATATGCTTTTCTATTTATACTATTTATAGTATTTCTTATCTTTTTCCTTATATTTAAGTTATTGAAAAAAGCTGGTACATCTTCTAATACTTACAGAAGAACTAGAACTCAGAATGATGATTTCTTTGGTGGGTATAGAAATAATACTCGTAGTAATAACAATTCAAATGGAAAAAAAGAAAACAATACTTATAGTGATACAAGATATTATGGAAGTTTTAGTAGTCAAGAAGAAGCTGAAGAGTTTTTTAGAAATATCTTTGGAAGTAGTTTTGGTACAAATAGTAACAATGGGACTTATAATAATACCAGAACCAATGGTACTTTCACTCGAGAAGAAGCTGAAGAGTTTTTCAGAAATATCTTTGGTGACAGCTTTGGTGGTAGCTTTGGAGGACAAGGTTCTACTTATGGTAACTCTTCTGGAGGTTATAGACAAGGTGGCAACTACCAAAGAACAGGTGCTTATACAAGTAACAAAAGTAAATATTATCGTATTTTGGGTCTTAAAGATGGAGCAAGTCAAGAGGAAATTAAAAAGGCTTATCGTCAACTTGCAAAAGAGCATCACCCAGATAAGTTTGTAAATGCATCTGATAGTGAAAAGAAATACCATGAAAGTAAAATGAAAGAAATAAATGAAGCTTATGAAAATCTAAAAATTTAA
- a CDS encoding dipeptide epimerase: MKITKVKLGIISVPLRVPFKTALRTVNSVEDVIVEIHTDTGNIGYGEAPPTGAITGDTTGAIIGALKDHIIKTIVGRDVDDFENLMKDLNSCIVKNTSAKAAVDIALWDLYGQLHKIPVYKLLGGSRKKLITDITISVNPPEEMARDAINAIKRGYDTLKVKVGIDPTLDVARLGAIREAIGKDYRIRIDANQAWTPKQAIKLLNQMQDKGLDIELVEQPVKAHDFEGLAYVTRYANVPVLADESVFSPKDAFKILEMKAADLINIKLMKCGGIYNALKIISMAEVLGVECMIGCMLEAKVSVNAAVHLACAKQIITKIDLDGPVLCSEDPVVGGAIFNEKEIIVSDDYGLGIKAINGIKYID; this comes from the coding sequence ATGAAAATTACAAAAGTAAAATTAGGAATCATTTCAGTTCCTTTAAGAGTACCATTTAAAACAGCTCTACGTACTGTAAATAGTGTTGAAGATGTTATTGTGGAAATTCATACAGATACAGGGAATATAGGTTATGGCGAAGCACCTCCAACAGGAGCAATAACAGGAGATACTACAGGAGCAATAATAGGAGCTTTAAAAGATCATATTATAAAAACTATAGTTGGTAGAGATGTAGATGATTTTGAAAATCTTATGAAAGATTTAAATTCCTGTATAGTAAAAAACACTAGTGCTAAGGCAGCAGTGGATATAGCACTTTGGGACTTATATGGACAACTTCATAAAATTCCTGTATATAAGTTGCTAGGTGGAAGTCGTAAAAAATTGATAACAGATATAACTATCAGTGTTAATCCTCCTGAAGAGATGGCAAGAGATGCAATAAATGCTATAAAAAGAGGATATGATACTTTAAAAGTAAAGGTTGGTATAGATCCAACATTAGATGTAGCAAGACTTGGTGCTATTCGTGAAGCAATAGGTAAGGATTATAGAATTCGTATAGATGCCAATCAAGCTTGGACACCAAAACAAGCTATAAAGCTTTTAAATCAAATGCAAGATAAAGGTTTAGATATAGAATTGGTAGAGCAACCTGTAAAAGCACATGACTTTGAAGGTTTAGCTTATGTTACTAGATACGCAAATGTACCAGTTCTTGCAGATGAAAGTGTATTTTCTCCTAAAGATGCATTTAAAATATTAGAGATGAAAGCAGCAGACCTAATCAATATCAAGCTTATGAAATGTGGTGGAATTTATAATGCATTAAAAATTATAAGTATGGCAGAAGTATTAGGTGTAGAATGTATGATTGGTTGTATGTTAGAAGCAAAGGTAAGTGTAAATGCAGCAGTGCATTTAGCTTGTGCTAAACAAATTATAACAAAGATAGATTTAGATGGACCTGTTCTTTGTTCTGAAGATCCAGTTGTAGGAGGAGCTATTTTTAATGAAAAAGAAATAATAGTTTCTGATGACTATGGTCTTGGAATTAAAGCTATAAATGGAATAAAATACATAGATTAG
- a CDS encoding DUF3870 domain-containing protein, whose protein sequence is MTNQTIYIIGEARTTMDNAITKMFGNFYIAFEMEVDKDKIIDVDCNATLRLTKDFVHRLFLNHNIIEDEELLKKEVTTRYFGSSTKAILSAYHDALQRYKKVKAELIKER, encoded by the coding sequence TTGACTAATCAAACAATATATATTATAGGAGAAGCAAGAACAACAATGGATAATGCAATAACGAAAATGTTTGGAAACTTCTACATTGCTTTTGAAATGGAAGTGGATAAGGATAAAATTATAGATGTAGATTGTAATGCAACCCTTAGATTAACAAAAGATTTTGTTCATAGGCTTTTCTTAAATCATAATATTATAGAAGATGAAGAATTACTGAAAAAAGAAGTTACAACAAGATATTTTGGTTCATCAACAAAAGCTATTTTATCAGCTTATCATGATGCATTGCAAAGATATAAAAAGGTGAAAGCAGAACTTATAAAAGAGAGGTGA
- a CDS encoding ribose-phosphate diphosphokinase, producing the protein MINFNNVKIFSGSSNVELASKIAEKIGLPLGKAEIQRFKDGEVYIEIEETVRGRDVFVVQSTSEPVNENLMELLIFVDALRRASAKTINVIIPYYGYARQDRKSKPREPITSKLVANLLTTAGVDRVITMDLHADQIQGFFDIPVDHMQGLPLMAKYFKDKGFYGDDIVVVSPDVGGVKRARKLAEKLDCKIAIIDKRRPKPNIAEVMNLIGEVEGKIAIFIDDMIDTAGTITNGADAIAARGAKEVYACCSHAVFSDPAIERLEKSALKEVVVTDSIALPERKKIDKVKIISVDAVLAAAIDRITNNKSVSELFE; encoded by the coding sequence ATGATAAATTTTAATAATGTTAAAATTTTCTCTGGAAGTTCAAATGTGGAGTTGGCAAGTAAAATTGCTGAAAAAATAGGTTTACCTTTAGGAAAGGCAGAAATTCAAAGATTTAAAGATGGAGAAGTCTATATTGAAATTGAAGAAACTGTAAGAGGTAGAGATGTCTTTGTTGTTCAATCTACTTCAGAACCTGTAAATGAAAATCTTATGGAACTTTTAATATTTGTTGATGCACTAAGAAGAGCTTCAGCTAAGACAATAAATGTTATTATTCCTTACTATGGTTATGCTAGACAAGATAGAAAGTCTAAACCAAGAGAACCAATCACATCTAAACTTGTTGCTAATTTATTAACTACAGCTGGTGTTGATAGAGTTATAACAATGGATTTACATGCTGATCAAATTCAAGGATTCTTTGATATCCCTGTGGATCACATGCAAGGATTACCATTAATGGCAAAATACTTTAAAGATAAAGGTTTCTACGGAGATGATATAGTAGTTGTTTCTCCAGATGTTGGTGGAGTTAAAAGAGCTAGAAAATTAGCTGAAAAATTAGATTGTAAAATTGCTATCATTGACAAAAGAAGACCTAAACCTAATATTGCTGAAGTTATGAACCTAATTGGAGAAGTTGAAGGAAAAATCGCTATATTTATAGATGACATGATAGACACAGCAGGAACTATAACTAATGGTGCTGATGCAATAGCTGCAAGAGGAGCTAAAGAAGTTTATGCTTGTTGTTCTCATGCTGTTTTCTCTGATCCAGCAATAGAAAGATTAGAAAAATCTGCTTTAAAAGAAGTAGTTGTAACAGATTCAATAGCATTACCTGAAAGAAAGAAAATAGACAAAGTAAAAATAATATCAGTAGACGCTGTACTTGCTGCTGCAATAGACAGAATAACTAATAATAAATCAGTTTCAGAATTATTTGAATAA
- a CDS encoding DUF819 family protein yields the protein MVITNGFTYIAFLMCLAGCLLLLEKYSKWKIFNIVPALVFIYILNMAFCTMGLFDSEACSKAYSVLKNNLLYAMIFVMLLRCDFRKLAKLGGRMVAIFLACSFTLFVGFVIGYPIFKSFLGENVWGAVAALYASWVGGSANMAAMQAALPVDAGAYSCALALDTVCYSLWIALLLLMVRYSSKWDNATKADTSKLQEIADIAAKEVQKEKKTASAADWVFLIGLSLMVSALSQMVGAYLNNAFASVGLAMFDKGTMTTVFVTVLGLVCALTPLGKLPAVEELSTVYLYAVVSLLASTASVIDLLTAPMWIVYGLFILVIHVILMFILSKIFHWDLCMVSTASLANIGGSASAPIVASAYNPSYAGIGVLMGVLGAAVGNFCGIGIGQILKMMS from the coding sequence ATGGTTATTACTAATGGTTTTACTTATATTGCTTTTTTGATGTGTCTTGCAGGTTGTTTATTATTACTAGAAAAATATTCAAAATGGAAAATTTTTAATATAGTTCCTGCGTTGGTTTTCATTTATATTTTAAATATGGCTTTTTGCACAATGGGACTTTTTGATTCTGAAGCATGTTCAAAAGCCTATAGTGTATTGAAAAATAATTTATTATATGCAATGATTTTTGTTATGTTACTTCGTTGTGACTTTAGGAAACTTGCAAAATTAGGTGGAAGAATGGTAGCTATCTTTTTAGCTTGTTCGTTTACGTTATTTGTAGGTTTTGTTATAGGATATCCAATTTTTAAAAGTTTTTTAGGAGAAAATGTTTGGGGAGCAGTAGCAGCTCTATATGCTTCTTGGGTTGGAGGATCAGCAAATATGGCTGCAATGCAAGCAGCTTTACCAGTAGATGCTGGAGCATATAGTTGTGCATTGGCACTTGATACAGTATGTTATTCACTTTGGATAGCTCTACTTCTTCTTATGGTTCGTTATTCTTCTAAATGGGATAATGCAACTAAGGCAGATACTTCTAAATTACAAGAAATTGCAGATATAGCTGCTAAAGAAGTTCAAAAAGAAAAGAAAACTGCTAGTGCAGCAGATTGGGTATTTTTAATTGGATTATCTTTGATGGTTTCAGCTCTTTCTCAAATGGTAGGAGCATATCTTAACAATGCTTTTGCATCAGTAGGTTTAGCAATGTTTGACAAGGGAACTATGACTACTGTGTTTGTAACTGTTCTAGGTCTTGTATGTGCTTTAACACCTCTGGGAAAACTTCCAGCAGTTGAAGAACTATCTACTGTATATCTATATGCAGTTGTTTCTTTACTAGCTTCAACAGCATCAGTTATAGATTTGTTGACAGCACCTATGTGGATAGTTTATGGACTATTTATATTAGTAATACATGTTATTCTTATGTTTATACTTTCAAAAATTTTCCATTGGGATTTATGTATGGTTTCAACAGCTTCACTTGCAAATATAGGAGGGTCAGCATCTGCACCAATAGTTGCTTCAGCTTACAATCCATCTTATGCAGGAATAGGAGTACTTATGGGAGTTCTTGGAGCAGCAGTTGGAAATTTCTGTGGAATAGGAATAGGTCAAATATTAAAAATGATGTCATAG
- a CDS encoding serine hydrolase yields the protein MEKYTEWKKEIKKIISEVKGQVSVSFYDLDKNMAFSIDGNKKVLSASMIKLLILAELMRQVSEAELSLSQKITLTDSMRVGGDGILKVLDSGHQFSLKELAKLMIVVSDNEATNIFIDLLTMENINALGRNLALKETFLQRKMMDSNAKEKGYDNYTSSDDIALLLRLIYEGKLINEETSEIILDILLQQQQSERLQRYLPSDTKIAHKCGDLDNLENDGGIIWINDRAYILVVLTSAIPNLECRETIGKISKYIYSKMEEQI from the coding sequence ATGGAAAAATATACAGAGTGGAAAAAAGAAATTAAAAAAATTATCTCAGAAGTAAAGGGACAGGTCTCTGTAAGTTTCTATGATTTAGATAAAAATATGGCATTCTCTATAGATGGAAATAAAAAAGTTTTGTCAGCTAGTATGATAAAACTTCTTATACTAGCAGAATTAATGAGACAAGTTTCTGAAGCTGAGCTTTCACTTTCTCAAAAAATAACTCTAACTGATTCTATGAGAGTTGGAGGAGATGGGATTTTGAAAGTCTTAGACTCAGGACATCAATTTAGTTTAAAAGAATTAGCAAAGCTTATGATTGTTGTGAGTGATAACGAAGCTACTAATATTTTTATAGACTTATTGACTATGGAAAATATTAATGCTTTAGGAAGAAATTTAGCTTTAAAAGAAACTTTTTTACAAAGAAAAATGATGGATTCAAATGCTAAAGAAAAAGGTTATGATAACTACACTTCTTCTGATGATATAGCCTTATTGTTAAGACTTATCTACGAAGGGAAATTAATTAATGAAGAAACTAGTGAAATAATCTTAGATATTCTATTACAACAACAGCAGTCTGAAAGATTACAAAGATACTTACCAAGTGATACAAAGATTGCACATAAGTGTGGAGATTTAGATAATTTAGAAAATGATGGAGGAATTATCTGGATAAATGATAGAGCATATATCTTAGTTGTTCTAACAAGTGCCATCCCAAACTTAGAATGTAGAGAAACAATAGGAAAAATTTCCAAATATATTTATAGCAAAATGGAGGAACAAATTTGA
- a CDS encoding L-threonylcarbamoyladenylate synthase, whose protein sequence is MEKYLKIDNISDISDDKWTELASELKKGSLIIYPTDTVYGLASIVTNEQSINNIYLAKSRSFTSPLIALLSSVDKVEEVATISDENREILEKLAHTFWPGALTVILKRKQHIPSIMVSGGDTIGVRIPNLDLAIKIIDLAGGILATTSANISGEATPKSYNELSEAIKSRVDILVDGGECKLGEASTIIDLTSDVPKILRNGAISTDEITKIIGRVR, encoded by the coding sequence ATGGAAAAATATCTTAAGATAGATAATATATCTGATATTAGTGATGATAAGTGGACTGAATTAGCAAGTGAATTAAAAAAAGGTTCACTTATTATCTATCCAACTGACACTGTCTATGGTCTAGCTTCTATTGTTACTAATGAACAAAGTATTAATAATATATATCTTGCAAAGAGTAGGAGTTTTACTTCTCCTCTTATTGCACTTTTAAGTTCTGTTGATAAAGTTGAAGAAGTTGCTACTATCTCTGATGAAAATAGAGAAATCTTAGAAAAGTTAGCCCATACTTTTTGGCCTGGTGCCTTGACTGTCATACTTAAAAGAAAACAGCACATTCCAAGTATTATGGTCTCTGGTGGAGATACTATTGGTGTGAGAATTCCTAATTTGGATTTAGCTATTAAGATTATTGATTTAGCAGGAGGTATTTTAGCTACAACAAGTGCTAATATCTCTGGAGAAGCTACTCCTAAATCATATAATGAATTATCAGAAGCTATAAAATCAAGAGTTGATATTTTAGTGGATGGTGGCGAATGTAAACTTGGTGAAGCCTCAACTATAATAGACCTGACTTCTGATGTTCCCAAAATACTTAGAAATGGTGCAATATCTACAGATGAAATTACAAAAATAATAGGGAGAGTGAGGTGA
- the glmU gene encoding bifunctional UDP-N-acetylglucosamine diphosphorylase/glucosamine-1-phosphate N-acetyltransferase GlmU — protein MKAIIMAAGKGTRMKSDLPKVVHLAHSKPMIIRIIDALNALNTEENILILGHKKEKVLEVLGPDVSYVVQEEQLGTGHAVKQAVPKLENYQGDVLIINGDIPLIRKETLIDFYNEYKKENADAIILSAVFENPFSYGRVLKDGNKVLKIVEEKEANEEQKKIKEINAGVYIFKSQDLVKALAQINNNNEKGEYYITDVIEILSNENKKVISYSLEDSMEIQGVNSKVELALVSKVLRERKNTALMEEGVILIDPANTYIEDEVKIGRDTTIYPNVTLQGNTEIGENCEILSGTRIIDSKVYDNVRIESSVIEESIVENGVTIGPYAHLRPKSHLKENVHIGNFVETKKSILEKGVKAGHLTYLGDAHVGEKTNIGAGTITCNYDGKNKFKTEIGKEVFIGSDTMLVAPVSIGDNSLIGAGSVITKDVPSDSLSVERSKQIIKEGWKK, from the coding sequence ATGAAAGCGATTATTATGGCTGCTGGAAAGGGTACAAGAATGAAATCTGACTTACCTAAAGTTGTTCATCTTGCTCATTCTAAACCTATGATTATCAGAATCATAGATGCTCTAAATGCTCTTAATACAGAAGAAAATATATTAATACTAGGGCATAAAAAAGAAAAGGTTTTAGAAGTTTTAGGACCTGATGTGAGTTATGTTGTACAAGAAGAACAATTAGGAACAGGACATGCTGTTAAACAGGCTGTACCTAAGTTAGAAAACTATCAAGGAGATGTTCTTATAATTAATGGAGATATCCCTTTAATTAGAAAGGAAACTTTAATAGATTTCTACAATGAATACAAAAAGGAAAATGCTGATGCTATAATTTTATCGGCTGTCTTTGAAAATCCTTTCAGTTATGGAAGAGTTTTAAAAGATGGAAACAAAGTTTTAAAGATTGTTGAAGAAAAAGAAGCTAATGAAGAACAAAAAAAGATAAAGGAAATCAATGCTGGTGTCTATATCTTTAAGTCACAAGACTTAGTTAAGGCCTTAGCTCAAATCAATAATAACAATGAAAAAGGTGAATACTATATAACTGATGTTATAGAAATTCTATCAAATGAAAATAAGAAAGTTATTTCATATTCTTTAGAAGATAGTATGGAAATTCAAGGTGTAAACTCAAAAGTTGAGCTAGCACTTGTTTCAAAAGTACTAAGAGAAAGAAAAAATACTGCTCTTATGGAAGAAGGGGTTATCTTAATAGACCCTGCTAATACATATATAGAAGATGAAGTAAAAATAGGTAGAGATACTACTATCTACCCTAATGTTACTTTACAAGGAAATACAGAAATTGGTGAAAACTGTGAAATATTATCAGGTACTAGAATTATAGATAGTAAGGTATATGATAATGTTAGAATAGAAAGCTCTGTTATTGAAGAAAGTATAGTTGAAAATGGAGTAACTATTGGACCTTATGCACATTTAAGACCTAAATCTCATTTAAAAGAAAATGTTCATATAGGTAACTTTGTTGAAACTAAAAAATCTATCCTTGAAAAAGGAGTAAAAGCTGGGCATTTAACATACTTGGGAGATGCTCATGTTGGTGAAAAAACTAACATAGGTGCAGGTACTATAACTTGTAACTATGATGGTAAAAATAAATTTAAAACAGAAATTGGTAAAGAAGTTTTTATAGGAAGTGATACTATGCTTGTTGCTCCTGTAAGTATTGGGGATAATTCCCTTATTGGTGCTGGTTCGGTTATAACTAAGGATGTTCCAAGCGACTCTCTTAGTGTTGAAAGAAGTAAACAAATAATAAAGGAAGGGTGGAAAAAATAA